The following proteins are encoded in a genomic region of Clostridium kluyveri:
- the hypF gene encoding carbamoyltransferase HypF — translation MTQLNDEQKDKYKKRYLINVYGVVQGIGFRPFVYNTAKEYEICGWVNNSGGCVTIDITGTLDNVKKFILKITKNAPPPAIINSVKCRTLEYLYYDDFNIRESSNENDTVKFILPDMSTCEDCARDIMNDAGRRYRYAFTSCTKCGPRYSVIKVLPYDRKNTTMDYFKMCGNCEDEYTNPLDGRFHSETNCCRECGPSLVLINNKNQTEKCGDVIDKTIELIKLGKIVAIKGIGGFHLVCNGRNKKAISELRNRKKRPNKPLAVMMKEIHTVKEFCELNKKEEQILTSRKKPIVLLKKKSNINLPDNIAPGQRKLGVMLPYTPIHYLILEKELDILIMTSANISGSPVEYKNNSAFKNLKDVADYFLMHDREIYIPIDDSVVKVFNDEECVIRSGRGYAPSMENIKVGDNIIALGPEEKNSISLSKNGYVYTSQYMGNLQNFNCYKNYEYVLNHLCKLLDISPKVLVEDMHPFYISSKYGNNKDRKIIKVQHHHAHMASCMAEHNVEGKVIGVIYDGTGFGVDGNIWGGEFFIAAGYNFNRVGHFEYVSIQGGDTSIKQPWRCAVSYLYFFGYSINEFISDIDKDKFDIIIQALKTSLNCYKSSSVGRFFDCISALIGLVRSITYDGEAAIALENIMDENVHECYNYKIKDEGNVFLVEIKDIIHGVLVDINNSVKKSTISAKFHNTISKLTCDLVFKLSKLYKIYKVVLSGGVFENEHLLKSIYNELKKAGLEVFFNSKTPINDGGISFGQIVIADEIIKKEGM, via the coding sequence GTGACTCAACTGAATGACGAGCAGAAAGATAAGTATAAAAAAAGATATTTGATAAATGTATATGGTGTAGTGCAGGGAATTGGTTTTAGACCATTTGTATATAATACGGCTAAGGAATATGAAATTTGTGGATGGGTAAATAATTCTGGTGGTTGCGTTACTATTGATATAACTGGAACTTTAGATAATGTTAAAAAGTTTATACTTAAAATAACTAAAAATGCTCCACCTCCAGCTATCATAAATTCAGTGAAATGTAGAACTCTAGAATATTTATATTATGATGATTTTAATATTAGAGAAAGTTCTAATGAAAATGATACAGTAAAATTTATACTGCCGGATATGAGCACTTGTGAAGATTGTGCTCGGGATATAATGAATGATGCAGGAAGGCGATATAGATATGCTTTTACAAGTTGTACTAAGTGTGGTCCAAGATATTCTGTAATAAAAGTATTGCCTTATGATAGAAAAAATACTACTATGGATTATTTTAAAATGTGCGGTAATTGTGAAGATGAATATACTAATCCACTAGATGGAAGATTTCACTCAGAGACTAATTGCTGTAGAGAATGTGGGCCTTCATTAGTGCTTATAAATAATAAGAACCAGACTGAAAAATGTGGAGATGTAATTGATAAAACTATTGAACTAATAAAATTAGGAAAAATAGTTGCAATAAAAGGAATTGGTGGCTTTCATTTAGTATGCAATGGTAGAAATAAAAAGGCCATAAGTGAACTTAGAAATAGAAAAAAGAGGCCTAATAAGCCATTGGCAGTTATGATGAAAGAAATTCATACTGTAAAAGAATTCTGTGAACTAAATAAAAAAGAAGAACAGATTTTAACTAGCAGAAAAAAGCCAATTGTACTATTGAAAAAAAAATCTAATATAAATCTTCCAGATAATATAGCACCAGGCCAAAGAAAGCTTGGTGTTATGCTTCCTTATACCCCTATACATTACTTAATATTAGAAAAGGAGTTAGACATACTTATAATGACCAGTGCTAATATAAGTGGATCTCCAGTTGAATATAAAAATAATAGTGCATTTAAAAATCTTAAAGATGTGGCGGATTATTTCTTAATGCATGATAGAGAAATTTACATTCCAATTGATGATTCTGTTGTTAAAGTATTTAATGATGAGGAATGTGTTATAAGAAGTGGAAGAGGATATGCCCCATCAATGGAAAATATTAAGGTTGGAGATAATATTATTGCTTTAGGACCTGAAGAAAAAAACAGTATATCACTCTCTAAAAATGGTTACGTGTATACCAGTCAGTATATGGGTAATTTACAGAACTTTAATTGTTATAAAAATTATGAATATGTGTTGAATCATTTGTGTAAATTGCTAGATATAAGTCCTAAAGTATTGGTAGAAGATATGCATCCATTTTATATTTCAAGCAAGTATGGAAATAATAAAGACCGAAAAATAATAAAAGTACAGCATCATCATGCCCATATGGCAAGCTGTATGGCAGAACATAACGTTGAGGGAAAAGTTATTGGAGTCATATACGATGGAACGGGTTTCGGAGTGGACGGAAATATATGGGGCGGAGAGTTTTTTATTGCAGCAGGATATAATTTTAACAGGGTAGGGCATTTTGAATATGTAAGTATACAGGGAGGAGATACATCCATAAAACAGCCCTGGAGATGCGCTGTGAGTTACTTATATTTTTTTGGATATTCTATAAATGAATTTATAAGTGACATAGATAAAGATAAGTTCGATATAATTATTCAAGCTTTAAAAACATCATTAAATTGTTATAAGTCTTCCAGTGTTGGACGGTTTTTTGATTGTATTTCAGCTTTGATAGGCCTTGTGAGATCTATTACATATGATGGTGAAGCTGCCATAGCTCTAGAAAATATAATGGATGAGAATGTACATGAATGTTATAACTATAAAATAAAAGATGAGGGTAATGTTTTTTTAGTAGAAATTAAAGATATTATTCATGGGGTGCTGGTTGACATTAATAATAGCGTTAAAAAAAGTACAATATCTGCTAAATTTCATAATACAATTTCAAAACTTACCTGTGATTTAGTCTTTAAATTATCAAAACTATATAAAATATATAAAGTGGTTTTAAGTGGAGGAGTGTTTGAAAATGAACATTTACTTAAATCCATCTACAATGAACTTAAAAAAGCAGGATTAGAAGTTTTTTTTAATTCTAAAACACCTATAAATGACGGTGGAATTTCATTTGGACAAATTGTAATTGCAGATGAGATTATAAAGAAAGAGGGTATGTAA
- a CDS encoding MmcQ/YjbR family DNA-binding protein, with amino-acid sequence MRGIFTIEKEEIFDYVKEKFDTEPDKYPDYAVLRHDGSGKWYGLIMNVPRIKLDFTKKGSDEILDLKCDPALNSLLGSHQGILPAYHMNTKHWITIVLDSPFHETDAPTTPG; translated from the coding sequence TTGAGAGGCATTTTTACGATAGAAAAAGAAGAAATTTTTGATTATGTAAAGGAAAAATTTGATACAGAGCCTGATAAATATCCAGATTATGCGGTGCTTAGACATGATGGTAGCGGCAAATGGTACGGACTAATTATGAATGTACCGAGAATTAAATTAGATTTTACAAAAAAAGGAAGTGATGAGATATTAGACTTGAAGTGCGACCCAGCATTAAATAGTTTATTAGGAAGCCACCAAGGGATTTTGCCAGCATACCATATGAATACAAAACACTGGATTACAATTGTTTTGGATAGCCCTTTTCATGAAACGGATGCTCCCACTACCCCTGGATGA
- a CDS encoding sensor histidine kinase has protein sequence MSTEKRQGKLRIYFGYAAGVGKTCAMLNDAHEMKKDGIDVVAGYIEPHARPETMALLDGLELLPPLEVLYSGIMLKEFDLDSALKRKPQLILVDELAHSNAAGCRHKKRYQDVEELLHAGIDVYTTINVQHIESLNDVVASITGISVRERIPDSVFDGADQVELVDIEPDDLIDRLNKGKVYGREQAQRALVNFFTKEKLVALREIALRRTADQVNRVAVLNNKQSKNGGHYTNEHILVCLSSAPSNAKVIRTAARMADAFHGTFTALLVETPQIKELSEKNMIKLRENLRLAEQLSAQIATVYGEDIPMQIAEYATASRVSKIVIGRSNHVKKWFAKTNFVDRLITLAPNLDIYIIPDTQSSFYVRTYKFTKPLELSLPDIFKSAGILFVCTLIGLWFDSLGFSESNIIMVYILGVLFNAMVTNGKIYSAVASILSVLVFNYFFTYPYFSLLAYDPGYLVTFLVMLMASFIASTLTKRVKEQARYSAQKAYRTEVLLETNRKLQQAKDKSEIFSETAHQLVKLLDRTVIFYPEQHNTLSEPLVFSKDGWEGDLKTYLKTDERAVAEWVYKNNKRAGATTNTLSAAKCLYLAVRSSDVVFAVVGIVMDKKVLLEAFEKSLMIAMLGDCALSLEKEKLNERQKQISIQIQQEKLRGNLLRTISHDLRTPLTSISGNAGILMGNSKVLSEEQKKGLYTDIYDDSMWLINLVENLLSITRIEDGKINLNLQPELLEEIIAEALCHINRNSVNYHIETIVDDELIMAKVDSRLIIQVIINIVDNAIKYTPPGSHIVISAKRRKQFILVEIADDGHGIEDEAKDRLFDMFYTVDNIRGDSRRGLGLGLSLCKSIVHAHGGTIYVKDNIPQGTVICFTLQAQEVKLS, from the coding sequence ATGTCCACAGAAAAAAGGCAGGGAAAGTTGAGGATATATTTTGGGTATGCGGCAGGTGTGGGGAAAACCTGTGCCATGTTAAATGATGCTCATGAAATGAAAAAAGATGGCATTGATGTGGTTGCCGGATATATTGAACCACATGCCCGTCCGGAAACTATGGCTCTATTAGATGGTCTGGAGCTTTTACCACCGCTGGAGGTACTATATAGTGGCATTATGTTGAAAGAATTTGATCTTGATAGTGCTCTTAAGAGAAAGCCACAGCTTATTTTAGTGGATGAGCTGGCCCATTCAAATGCAGCAGGATGCCGTCATAAAAAGCGATATCAGGATGTGGAGGAATTACTTCATGCAGGTATAGATGTGTATACTACCATCAATGTTCAGCATATAGAAAGTTTAAATGATGTTGTCGCCTCCATCACTGGAATTTCAGTACGTGAACGTATTCCAGACAGCGTGTTTGATGGTGCAGATCAAGTAGAACTTGTGGATATAGAACCGGATGATTTGATAGATAGACTCAATAAAGGGAAGGTATATGGTAGAGAACAGGCACAAAGGGCACTTGTCAATTTTTTTACAAAAGAGAAGCTGGTGGCCTTACGAGAGATTGCTTTACGCCGGACGGCAGATCAAGTGAACCGGGTTGCGGTATTAAACAATAAACAATCAAAAAACGGTGGTCATTATACCAATGAACATATTTTAGTATGTTTATCCTCGGCCCCTTCCAATGCCAAGGTCATACGTACAGCAGCCAGAATGGCAGATGCCTTTCATGGCACATTTACAGCACTGCTTGTGGAAACACCCCAAATCAAGGAGTTATCGGAAAAGAATATGATAAAGCTAAGAGAAAACTTGCGGCTAGCGGAGCAACTAAGTGCTCAGATTGCTACGGTGTATGGTGAAGATATTCCTATGCAGATTGCAGAATATGCCACAGCAAGTAGGGTATCAAAGATTGTCATAGGACGTTCTAACCATGTTAAGAAATGGTTTGCAAAAACCAATTTTGTAGATAGGTTGATTACGTTGGCACCCAATCTTGATATTTATATTATTCCAGATACACAGTCATCTTTTTATGTTAGAACTTATAAGTTTACAAAGCCCCTGGAGTTATCACTGCCTGATATTTTTAAATCTGCAGGTATTTTATTTGTATGTACTCTGATTGGGCTGTGGTTTGATTCTCTTGGATTCAGTGAATCAAACATTATTATGGTATATATTTTAGGTGTTTTGTTCAATGCTATGGTTACAAATGGGAAAATATACAGCGCAGTGGCATCTATATTAAGTGTACTGGTGTTCAATTATTTCTTTACATACCCTTATTTTTCTCTTTTAGCATATGATCCGGGATACCTTGTTACCTTTTTAGTTATGCTGATGGCCTCTTTTATAGCTAGTACATTGACAAAACGGGTAAAGGAACAGGCTCGTTATTCTGCACAAAAAGCTTATCGTACGGAAGTGCTTCTTGAAACCAACCGGAAATTACAGCAGGCAAAGGATAAATCTGAAATTTTCAGCGAGACGGCACATCAATTGGTAAAGCTTCTTGACAGAACTGTGATCTTTTATCCCGAGCAGCACAATACATTATCTGAACCACTTGTTTTCTCAAAGGATGGATGGGAGGGTGATCTTAAGACTTACTTGAAAACAGATGAACGTGCAGTAGCTGAGTGGGTGTATAAAAATAATAAACGTGCTGGTGCTACAACAAATACTCTTTCTGCTGCCAAATGTTTATACCTTGCGGTGCGCAGCAGTGATGTGGTATTTGCCGTTGTTGGAATTGTCATGGATAAGAAAGTACTGTTGGAGGCTTTTGAAAAAAGCCTGATGATTGCTATGTTGGGTGATTGTGCTCTGTCTCTGGAAAAAGAAAAACTCAATGAAAGGCAAAAACAGATTTCCATACAGATACAACAGGAGAAGCTCCGCGGCAATTTGCTCAGAACAATCTCCCATGATTTACGCACGCCTCTTACAAGTATATCGGGCAATGCTGGTATTCTCATGGGAAATTCTAAAGTGTTAAGCGAAGAACAAAAAAAGGGGCTTTATACAGATATTTATGATGATTCCATGTGGCTTATCAACTTAGTTGAAAATCTTCTGTCTATTACTCGAATTGAAGACGGTAAGATAAACTTGAATTTGCAGCCAGAACTTTTAGAGGAAATTATTGCAGAAGCACTGTGCCACATTAACCGCAATAGCGTGAATTACCATATCGAAACAATAGTGGATGATGAACTGATCATGGCAAAAGTGGATTCTCGTCTCATTATCCAGGTCATTATTAATATTGTAGATAATGCCATTAAATACACCCCTCCTGGGTCTCATATCGTAATTTCAGCCAAAAGGAGAAAACAATTTATTTTAGTGGAAATAGCAGATGATGGTCATGGTATCGAAGATGAGGCAAAAGACAGGTTATTCGACATGTTTTATACTGTAGACAATATCCGTGGAGATAGCCGCAGGGGACTGGGGCTTGGACTTTCTTTATGTAAGTCTATTGTTCATGCTCACGGCGGTACAATTTATGTAAAAGATAATATTCCGCAGGGTACGGTGATTTGCTTTACCTTGCAAGCACAGGAGGTAAAATTATCATGA
- the hypD gene encoding hydrogenase formation protein HypD, giving the protein MSENELLINLINKIKNSDIGRFTIMEICGTHTQSIAKMGIRKLLYPKVNLVSGPGCPVCVTSEGYIDAAIELLNRDNIILTTFGDLMKVWGTKENLIEQREKGKKINIVYSPLDALKIAEENKSFEVVFLAVGFETTVPLIGLTVKKAKENNINNFFILSSLKVMKPVLHKILKDENCKIQGIICPGHVAVVTGADYFKFIKENYNIASVVSGFESLDIISSIYFLIKQNCRCEKKFENLYRTCVTPNGNLLARRIIKECFFQSSCMWRGIGKIEKSGLYLNRKYEEFDAVNKFKLTIEEKNKSDCICGEIILGKKIPYDCEFFGGECIPESPVGPCMVSSEGSCSIYYKYGGYKK; this is encoded by the coding sequence ATGAGTGAAAATGAGCTCCTAATTAATTTAATTAATAAAATCAAAAACAGTGATATAGGGCGCTTCACCATAATGGAGATATGTGGTACTCATACTCAAAGTATAGCAAAAATGGGCATAAGGAAATTACTTTATCCAAAGGTAAATTTAGTATCAGGGCCAGGATGCCCAGTTTGTGTTACATCGGAAGGTTATATAGATGCAGCCATTGAACTTTTAAACAGAGATAATATTATATTGACGACCTTTGGTGATCTGATGAAAGTTTGGGGAACAAAAGAAAATTTGATAGAACAAAGAGAAAAAGGAAAGAAAATCAATATAGTATATTCTCCTTTAGATGCACTTAAAATCGCAGAAGAAAATAAAAGTTTTGAAGTAGTTTTCCTAGCAGTTGGTTTTGAAACTACTGTTCCGTTAATCGGACTCACTGTAAAAAAGGCAAAAGAAAATAATATTAACAATTTTTTTATTTTGAGTAGTTTAAAGGTTATGAAGCCAGTTTTACATAAAATATTAAAGGATGAAAATTGTAAAATTCAAGGAATTATATGTCCGGGACATGTGGCAGTTGTAACAGGTGCTGACTATTTCAAATTTATTAAGGAAAATTATAATATTGCTTCTGTAGTATCTGGTTTTGAGAGTTTAGATATTATATCTTCAATATATTTTTTAATCAAACAAAATTGTAGATGTGAAAAAAAGTTTGAAAATTTATATAGAACCTGTGTAACGCCAAATGGAAATTTACTTGCCAGGAGGATTATTAAAGAATGTTTTTTTCAAAGTAGCTGTATGTGGAGAGGTATTGGCAAAATTGAAAAGTCGGGTTTGTATTTAAATAGAAAATATGAAGAATTTGATGCTGTAAATAAATTCAAATTGACAATAGAAGAAAAAAATAAAAGTGATTGTATATGCGGTGAAATCATATTAGGGAAAAAGATTCCTTATGATTGTGAGTTTTTTGGGGGAGAATGTATTCCAGAGTCTCCAGTTGGGCCCTGCATGGTGTCTTCAGAAGGGTCTTGTTCTATTTATTATAAGTATGGGGGGTATAAAAAATAA
- a CDS encoding HypC/HybG/HupF family hydrogenase formation chaperone, which yields MCLAIPGIIKSIHGNLAKVDIMGIEKNVDIELIENPEIKDYILIHAGFGIEKIDREYFHYLKKVFQEEIENE from the coding sequence ATGTGTCTTGCGATTCCAGGCATAATAAAATCTATTCATGGAAATTTAGCTAAAGTGGATATTATGGGTATAGAAAAAAATGTGGATATTGAACTTATAGAAAATCCTGAAATAAAAGATTATATTTTAATACATGCGGGTTTTGGAATAGAGAAGATTGATAGAGAATATTTTCATTACTTAAAAAAGGTATTTCAAGAGGAAATAGAAAATGAGTGA
- a CDS encoding FAD-dependent oxidoreductase has translation MESVWNSEVNFRKREALNKNIECDIVIIGAGMAGLMTAYILNKSGREVVVIDAKSIAGGVTKNTTAKITCQHDLIYNNLIKEFGEEGARQYAKANGLAIQKYKEIIDEENIDCNFEYKDSYVYSLDNTQSLEDEYNAAKKLGIDAELVDELNLPFKIKKALKFKNQAQFNPLKFLRPISEKLTIYENTTALDITEENSVVTKDGIKIKANKIVVATHYPFLNTPGYYFMKMHQERSYVIALENAQDVNGMYIGIDKTAYSFRNYKNLLLFGGITQRTGENEEGGAYDKLRKAAKEFYPNSIEKYHWSAQDCMTLDNIPYIGHYSSKTPNIYVETGFKKWGMTSSMAAAMIISDMILENGNDFSEIFSPRRFDASSSMENAANDLIITAKNFIAQRIDIPDKNLENIQKGHGGVVEYKDQKVGVYKDNDENIFTVSTKCAHLGCELHWNADELTWDCPCHGSRYDYKGNWIQSPTNKSLDEI, from the coding sequence ATGGAAAGTGTATGGAATTCTGAGGTTAATTTTAGAAAAAGAGAAGCCTTAAATAAAAATATAGAATGTGATATTGTTATAATAGGGGCTGGAATGGCCGGACTTATGACAGCATATATACTTAATAAGAGTGGAAGAGAAGTTGTCGTTATTGATGCAAAAAGCATCGCAGGTGGAGTTACGAAAAATACAACTGCCAAGATAACATGTCAACATGACCTAATTTATAATAATTTAATAAAGGAATTTGGTGAAGAAGGAGCAAGGCAATATGCTAAGGCTAATGGACTTGCAATACAAAAATACAAGGAAATAATTGATGAAGAAAATATTGATTGTAATTTTGAATACAAGGATTCATATGTGTATTCTTTAGATAATACCCAAAGTCTTGAGGATGAATATAATGCAGCTAAGAAGTTAGGAATCGATGCAGAATTAGTAGATGAGTTAAACCTTCCCTTTAAGATTAAAAAAGCGTTGAAATTTAAGAATCAAGCACAGTTTAATCCACTTAAATTTTTAAGACCAATTTCAGAAAAACTCACTATTTATGAAAATACAACAGCACTTGATATTACTGAAGAAAATTCTGTAGTTACAAAGGATGGAATAAAAATTAAAGCAAATAAAATAGTAGTAGCAACACATTATCCATTTTTAAATACCCCAGGCTATTATTTTATGAAAATGCACCAGGAAAGATCTTATGTTATAGCTTTAGAAAATGCTCAAGATGTAAATGGAATGTATATAGGCATTGATAAAACCGCATATTCATTTAGAAATTATAAAAATTTGTTATTGTTTGGAGGTATAACTCAAAGAACCGGTGAAAATGAGGAAGGTGGAGCTTATGATAAGTTAAGAAAAGCAGCCAAAGAATTTTATCCAAATTCCATAGAAAAATATCATTGGTCAGCACAAGATTGTATGACCTTAGATAATATACCTTACATAGGGCATTATTCATCAAAAACTCCTAATATCTACGTTGAAACGGGATTTAAAAAATGGGGGATGACAAGTTCAATGGCAGCTGCAATGATAATAAGTGATATGATTCTTGAAAATGGAAATGACTTTTCAGAAATATTTTCACCTAGAAGATTTGATGCATCGTCATCCATGGAAAATGCTGCTAATGATCTTATAATAACAGCAAAGAACTTTATTGCACAAAGAATAGATATTCCTGATAAAAATTTAGAAAATATTCAAAAAGGCCATGGCGGGGTTGTAGAATATAAAGATCAAAAGGTTGGAGTTTATAAAGATAATGATGAAAATATATTTACAGTATCAACCAAATGTGCTCATTTAGGATGTGAACTTCACTGGAATGCTGATGAATTAACCTGGGATTGTCCTTGCCACGGCTCACGATATGATTATAAGGGAAATTGGATACAAAGCCCTACAAATAAGTCTCTTGATGAAATATAA
- the kdpF gene encoding K(+)-transporting ATPase subunit F has translation MILLGIIILALGAYLVYALINPEKF, from the coding sequence ATGATATTACTTGGAATTATCATTTTAGCGTTAGGAGCATATTTGGTATATGCTCTGATAAATCCGGAAAAATTTTAA
- a CDS encoding transposase has protein sequence MNENILKQIHEIYSLRWQVELIFKIWKSIFHISNVKPVKIERFKCQLYGKLILLVLSSIVMFKMRAELLEKNRFGASEIKAA, from the coding sequence ATGAATGAAAATATCCTAAAACAAATACATGAAATCTACTCGTTAAGATGGCAGGTTGAGCTTATTTTTAAGATATGGAAATCAATATTTCACATATCTAATGTAAAACCGGTAAAAATTGAGCGTTTTAAATGTCAACTGTATGGTAAGCTCATTCTGTTAGTCTTAAGTTCTATAGTTATGTTTAAAATGAGAGCTGAACTTTTGGAAAAGAATAGATTTGGGGCAAGTGAGATCAAAGCCGCATAA
- a CDS encoding DUF523 domain-containing protein encodes MMLNNKHRAIVELVKQGQAILVCPEQLVGLPTPRACCEIVINVN; translated from the coding sequence ATGATGCTAAATAATAAACATAGAGCTATAGTTGAATTAGTGAAGCAAGGACAAGCGATACTGGTATGTCCAGAACAGTTAGTTGGATTACCTACTCCAAGAGCATGTTGTGAAATTGTTATAAATGTAAATTAA
- a CDS encoding response regulator, which produces MNKPLILVVEDDKAIRKLITTTLETQGYRYHTAETGSASILEAVSRQPDIIILDLGLPDIDGVEIIKKIRAWSNIPIIVVSARSEDRDKIDSLDAGADDYLTKPFSVEELLARLRVSLRRIRYDNKKLLKDAAIFINNGLKIDYEAGCVWLDGDEVHLTPIEYKLICLLAKNVGKVLTHNFILHEIWGNYSSDISALRVFMATLRKKIEKEPSKPKYIQTHIGVGYRMLRVVDDSEII; this is translated from the coding sequence ATGAATAAACCATTGATTCTTGTAGTGGAAGATGATAAAGCCATCCGTAAGCTTATTACCACTACACTGGAAACACAAGGGTATAGATACCATACTGCAGAAACTGGAAGTGCATCTATTTTAGAGGCAGTTTCTAGGCAGCCAGATATTATAATTCTGGATTTAGGTTTGCCTGATATAGATGGTGTCGAAATTATTAAAAAGATACGGGCATGGTCTAATATTCCCATTATTGTTGTCAGCGCCCGAAGTGAGGATAGGGACAAAATTGATTCCTTGGATGCTGGTGCAGATGATTATTTAACAAAGCCTTTCAGTGTTGAAGAGCTTTTAGCACGACTTCGGGTTAGTCTGCGTCGTATTCGCTATGATAATAAGAAGCTTCTAAAGGATGCTGCTATTTTTATAAATAACGGTTTAAAAATCGACTATGAAGCTGGCTGTGTGTGGTTGGATGGAGATGAGGTACATCTTACTCCCATTGAATATAAATTGATTTGTCTACTTGCTAAGAATGTAGGAAAGGTTCTGACGCATAATTTTATTTTACATGAAATCTGGGGAAACTATTCAAGTGATATTTCTGCTCTTCGTGTTTTTATGGCAACTCTTCGAAAAAAGATAGAAAAAGAGCCTTCAAAACCCAAATACATTCAAACTCACATTGGAGTTGGCTATCGTATGCTGAGAGTTGTGGATGACAGTGAGATCATTTAA
- the hypE gene encoding hydrogenase expression/formation protein HypE has protein sequence MNEVIKLVHGHGGKHTNELIESIFYKYFNNTILDLGADSAIFPVSQGKMAFTTDSFVVKPLFFSGGNIGKLAVCGTVNDLAVSGAKPLYLSAGFIIEEGFPIETLDLIVKEMALQCEVSKIKIVTGDTKVVEKGCIDGLFINTSGVGIIENNYEIKNVEPGDKIIVSGNIGEHGTTIALERYNIDIKSNIKSDCAPVYRIISTLKEYYPFIKIMKDPTRGGLVTILNEISDRVGLSVKLLEESIPIEREISAVNQILGLDPLYMACEGRGVFVVKSEMAEEILNKLHNLEQCGNASIIGSFTDDLEHMVYMENSFGGMRILNILDGEMLPRIC, from the coding sequence ATGAATGAAGTTATTAAATTAGTTCACGGTCATGGTGGAAAACACACAAATGAATTAATTGAAAGTATCTTTTACAAATATTTTAACAACACTATTTTAGACTTGGGGGCGGATTCAGCTATATTTCCTGTAAGTCAAGGCAAAATGGCATTTACTACAGATTCTTTTGTTGTAAAACCTCTATTTTTTTCTGGAGGGAATATTGGGAAGCTTGCAGTTTGTGGTACTGTAAATGATTTAGCTGTGTCAGGGGCAAAGCCCTTATATTTAAGTGCAGGATTTATAATAGAAGAAGGTTTTCCAATTGAAACTCTTGATTTAATAGTTAAAGAAATGGCTCTGCAGTGTGAAGTTTCAAAGATTAAAATTGTAACCGGGGATACTAAAGTTGTTGAAAAAGGCTGTATAGATGGATTGTTTATAAATACTTCCGGAGTAGGTATTATTGAAAACAATTATGAAATAAAGAATGTTGAACCTGGAGATAAGATAATTGTAAGTGGGAATATAGGAGAACATGGTACTACTATAGCCCTTGAAAGGTATAATATAGATATAAAAAGCAATATTAAAAGTGATTGTGCTCCAGTTTATAGAATTATAAGCACGCTTAAAGAATACTATCCTTTTATAAAAATAATGAAAGATCCCACAAGGGGAGGGCTTGTTACAATATTAAATGAAATTTCAGACAGAGTAGGCTTAAGTGTAAAGCTCCTGGAAGAAAGTATACCCATTGAAAGAGAGATATCTGCCGTAAATCAAATATTAGGATTGGATCCACTATACATGGCTTGTGAAGGAAGAGGTGTGTTTGTAGTTAAGAGTGAAATGGCTGAGGAAATATTAAATAAGCTTCATAATTTAGAGCAGTGTGGCAATGCAAGTATCATAGGGAGCTTTACTGATGATTTAGAGCATATGGTATACATGGAAAATTCCTTTGGTGGTATGAGGATTCTAAATATTTTAGATGGAGAGATGCTGCCAAGGATATGCTAA